The Bacteroidota bacterium genome contains a region encoding:
- a CDS encoding DUF4920 domain-containing protein, whose amino-acid sequence MLNTIKNFTLVLVLGLFISSFSLAQDTTPTTDAPQPIDVPMPVEPVKDAKTDGKLYGEAPKSSATVVAFADLMAAPENFDGKEVVVKGNVNDVCQAEGCWLVLGDGKKEVLVKTLHVFVVPKDSYDNAAEVNGVFKIKEISEEQARHLNDESKNTKIKTEDIKGPQKTFLIEASGIKLSKGDGKSGAEQKDDSCCDKSKSKTECKDKKD is encoded by the coding sequence ATGCTTAACACAATTAAAAATTTTACTTTAGTCCTGGTATTGGGATTATTTATTTCATCATTCTCGCTTGCGCAGGATACAACTCCTACAACAGATGCTCCTCAGCCCATTGACGTACCTATGCCGGTTGAACCTGTGAAAGATGCAAAAACTGACGGCAAGCTTTACGGTGAAGCTCCGAAATCATCTGCAACAGTTGTAGCATTTGCTGACTTAATGGCAGCACCTGAAAATTTTGACGGTAAAGAAGTAGTAGTAAAAGGAAATGTTAACGATGTATGTCAGGCAGAAGGTTGCTGGTTAGTTTTAGGCGATGGCAAAAAAGAAGTTTTAGTTAAAACTCTTCACGTATTTGTAGTTCCAAAAGACAGCTATGATAATGCTGCTGAAGTAAACGGTGTTTTCAAAATAAAAGAAATCAGCGAAGAGCAGGCAAGACATTTAAATGATGAATCAAAGAATACAAAGATAAAAACAGAAGACATAAAAGGACCGCAGAAAACATTTTTAATTGAAGCATCCGGAATAAAGTTAAGCAAAGGTGACGGAAAATCAGGCGCAGAGCAAAAAGATGATTCATGCTGCGATAAATCAAAGAGCAAAACCGAATGCAAAGATAAAAAAGATTAA
- a CDS encoding NUDIX hydrolase, with product MSDTEKIKNDKFWKVIDSKYGFKGNWIDLKVEKIIQPTGKQIEFEALNYHRGGVGVVAENENGEIILVKSYRYISDTTAWEVPAGTVPPEQSHRDCIIEELKEEAGSVVADEDLKYIGSYYPSIGSSNQIFYCYHARNVKQITKEFDKNEILDVKWFSKNKIKKMILDGEIKDGFTLSILMKVFLFC from the coding sequence ATGAGCGATACTGAAAAAATTAAGAACGATAAATTCTGGAAAGTGATTGATTCAAAGTACGGCTTCAAAGGTAACTGGATTGATCTGAAAGTTGAAAAAATAATTCAGCCGACGGGCAAGCAGATTGAATTTGAAGCGCTTAATTATCACAGAGGCGGAGTAGGTGTAGTTGCAGAAAATGAAAACGGTGAAATTATTTTAGTAAAGAGTTACAGGTATATTAGTGATACAACTGCGTGGGAAGTCCCTGCAGGAACGGTACCGCCGGAACAATCTCACCGCGATTGCATAATAGAAGAATTGAAGGAAGAGGCAGGCTCAGTTGTTGCAGATGAAGATTTGAAATATATAGGGAGTTATTATCCGTCAATCGGTTCAAGCAATCAGATCTTTTATTGCTACCATGCAAGGAATGTAAAACAGATAACAAAAGAGTTCGATAAAAATGAAATTCTCGATGTAAAATGGTTTTCTAAGAATAAAATAAAGAAAATGATTTTAGACGGAGAAATTAAAGACGGCTTTACCTTATCAATTCTTATGAAGGTATTTTTATTTTGTTAA
- a CDS encoding class I SAM-dependent methyltransferase translates to MRNCPNCNSGEYKIYLTEGDFKIVKCSNCSLVYLLNIPDESEIYEDYYKIEFSKEDYTKISKFPHLAEIYTINEQRLYYIKKLKPSASILDIGCGTGLFLQTAKNYGYDVSGIDVSQTALAFARDSFGLNVSDAKVEDLIAQNKKYDIVSLWHVLEHFANPKEELKKIKQLLNPGGVLLIEVPNLNSIKFKLSKSKWKGGNHPLYHRSFFTADSLKKTLELAGFAKSERLKISYELEGKSAVYNKSKDLFNMFAMDAFLDFAAYN, encoded by the coding sequence ATGAGAAATTGCCCTAACTGTAATTCAGGTGAATATAAAATTTATCTCACAGAGGGCGATTTCAAAATTGTTAAATGCAGCAATTGTTCACTGGTATATTTGCTTAATATACCGGATGAATCAGAAATATACGAAGACTACTACAAGATAGAATTTTCGAAGGAAGATTATACAAAAATTTCGAAATTCCCCCACCTCGCAGAAATTTACACAATCAACGAGCAGCGATTATATTACATAAAGAAATTAAAACCAAGCGCTTCTATTTTAGATATCGGCTGCGGGACAGGATTATTTCTGCAGACTGCAAAAAATTACGGCTATGATGTTTCAGGAATTGATGTCTCTCAGACAGCTTTAGCATTTGCACGGGACAGCTTTGGATTAAATGTATCAGATGCAAAAGTTGAAGATTTAATTGCACAGAATAAAAAATATGATATAGTTTCTTTATGGCATGTGCTTGAGCATTTTGCAAATCCAAAAGAAGAGCTGAAAAAGATAAAGCAATTGTTAAATCCCGGCGGAGTGTTATTAATTGAAGTCCCGAATCTCAACAGTATAAAATTCAAGCTCTCAAAATCAAAGTGGAAGGGCGGCAATCATCCGCTGTATCACAGGTCATTTTTTACTGCTGATTCTTTAAAGAAAACGCTTGAGCTGGCAGGATTTGCTAAAAGTGAAAGATTGAAAATCTCCTATGAACTTGAGGGAAAATCCGCTGTGTATAATAAGTCAAAGGATTTATTTAATATGTTTGCAATGGATGCTTTTTTAGATTTTGCAGCTTACAATTAA
- the icd gene encoding NADP-dependent isocitrate dehydrogenase, which produces MKNIITISNGVLHVPDSPVIPYIEGDGIGPDVWKATQQVLDSAVEKAYAGKRSINWLEVFAGEKSFKLMNSWLPTETIDAFKLFKIGMKGPLTTPVGGGIRSLNVALRQTLDLYVCLRPVKYYQGIETPMKHPEYVDMVIFRENTEDIYAGIEFKSGTAENVAMLKLLRTDYPDQFKKIRFGTLDHVNEFLTQAGRETVDKVEVGIGLKVISKAGTERLIIAAVKHAIEHKRKAVTIVHKGNIMKFTDGSFRDWGYDIAEKMFADKIYSYRNYEKLMAEKGKDAAEKEKSQAVAEGKILIWDSIMDNTLQQVLTNPKDFDVIATLNLNGDYLSDAIAAQVGGIGISPGSNINYISGHAIFEATHGTAPTFANKDVANPSSLILSGVMMLDYLGWGEAADLVEEGLKKTILSKKVTFDLARDMEGAKEVKCSEFAQEIVNNFK; this is translated from the coding sequence ATGAAGAATATAATAACAATATCGAACGGCGTTTTGCACGTTCCCGATAGTCCCGTAATTCCATATATAGAGGGCGATGGAATAGGACCGGATGTATGGAAAGCAACACAGCAGGTTCTGGATTCAGCAGTTGAAAAAGCATATGCAGGCAAGAGGTCAATAAACTGGCTTGAAGTTTTCGCCGGAGAGAAGTCATTCAAGTTAATGAACAGCTGGCTTCCGACTGAAACGATTGACGCATTTAAGTTATTCAAGATTGGAATGAAGGGTCCGCTTACAACTCCCGTCGGCGGCGGAATACGTTCACTGAACGTTGCGCTTAGACAAACGCTTGACTTATATGTCTGCTTACGTCCCGTAAAATACTACCAGGGGATTGAAACACCAATGAAACATCCTGAGTATGTTGACATGGTAATATTCAGAGAGAACACGGAAGATATTTACGCAGGGATAGAATTCAAATCAGGCACCGCAGAAAACGTAGCAATGCTTAAGTTACTGAGAACGGATTATCCCGACCAGTTTAAGAAAATAAGGTTCGGAACTCTTGACCACGTGAATGAATTTTTAACGCAGGCAGGAAGAGAAACAGTTGATAAGGTTGAGGTTGGCATCGGCTTAAAGGTGATTTCAAAAGCAGGAACAGAGCGACTTATAATAGCAGCCGTAAAGCATGCAATCGAACACAAACGAAAAGCAGTTACAATTGTACACAAGGGAAATATAATGAAGTTCACCGACGGTTCATTCCGTGACTGGGGATATGACATTGCTGAGAAGATGTTTGCCGATAAGATTTACTCCTATAGAAATTACGAAAAGCTTATGGCTGAAAAAGGTAAAGATGCAGCAGAGAAAGAAAAATCGCAGGCAGTTGCAGAAGGCAAGATTTTGATATGGGATTCTATTATGGATAACACATTGCAGCAGGTGCTTACAAATCCTAAGGACTTTGATGTAATAGCTACATTGAATTTAAACGGCGACTACTTATCCGATGCCATTGCAGCGCAGGTAGGCGGTATAGGAATTTCACCGGGCTCAAACATAAACTATATTTCAGGACATGCTATATTCGAGGCAACACACGGCACTGCTCCTACGTTTGCAAATAAAGATGTTGCAAATCCTTCATCATTGATTCTCTCGGGAGTAATGATGCTTGACTACCTCGGATGGGGCGAAGCAGCAGACCTGGTAGAAGAAGGGCTTAAGAAAACAATATTGAGCAAAAAGGTTACATTCGATTTAGCACGCGATATGGAAGGAGCAAAAGAAGTTAAATGCTCTGAGTTCGCTCAGGAAATAGTAAACAATTTTAAATGA
- a CDS encoding DUF1211 domain-containing protein — protein sequence MENNSKENLATNRIEGLSDGVFGIAMTLLIFKLDVPDGVISEGGKIFLRDKLYNMIPQFENYFVSFLLLGFYWTRHQLQFKYIKQADRNLLWINIFFLAAVGLVPFTTALLMKYTGLEMPQLLYSLNLLVIGLALAVHWSYACKNYRLVDKDLSKEYIRGTTKLIYSVPLAFGICAVVALFSPRISLTLMYVIPLIYVVARLVEKKKS from the coding sequence ATGGAAAATAACAGCAAGGAAAACTTAGCTACAAACAGAATTGAGGGCTTAAGCGATGGTGTTTTCGGCATTGCCATGACCCTTCTCATCTTCAAATTAGATGTCCCTGACGGAGTAATTTCCGAAGGCGGAAAAATATTTCTTCGTGATAAGCTTTACAATATGATTCCGCAGTTTGAAAATTATTTTGTAAGCTTTCTCCTGCTGGGATTTTACTGGACACGACACCAGCTTCAGTTCAAGTACATCAAGCAGGCAGATAGAAATCTGCTATGGATAAATATATTCTTCCTTGCTGCAGTCGGCTTAGTCCCTTTTACTACTGCATTACTTATGAAATATACAGGACTTGAAATGCCGCAGCTTCTTTATTCTCTTAACCTGCTCGTCATCGGACTTGCGCTTGCAGTTCACTGGAGCTATGCCTGCAAAAATTACAGATTGGTAGATAAAGACCTTTCAAAAGAGTATATAAGAGGGACAACAAAATTGATTTACTCCGTACCCCTTGCATTCGGTATCTGTGCTGTAGTTGCTCTTTTCAGTCCACGTATAAGTCTGACTCTTATGTATGTAATCCCTCTTATCTATGTTGTTGCAAGATTGGTAGAGAAGAAGAAGTCGTAA
- a CDS encoding DUF1211 domain-containing protein: MPHKKIDYNLISGQKIQRTEALADGVFAVAMTLLVLDIKVPISDAIHSEADLLTALGKLLPTMLSYFMSFMTLGIFWMAHSSQYSYIERTDRHLNWISIFYLMFVSLVPFTTAFINEHDNYRLSIGLYWLNILMLGILIYIHWSYAYRHNFIASEFDKEAINKAIKKRILIAQTLYAFGALLCFINTNLSIGVILLVQINYAFAFSFRKKKIK; encoded by the coding sequence ATGCCTCATAAAAAAATTGATTACAATTTAATCTCAGGTCAGAAAATTCAGAGGACTGAAGCTCTTGCAGACGGAGTTTTTGCCGTTGCAATGACTTTGCTTGTTCTCGATATCAAGGTGCCGATTAGTGATGCAATTCATTCGGAGGCTGACCTGCTTACGGCATTAGGAAAATTGCTTCCCACAATGCTCAGTTATTTTATGAGCTTTATGACTCTGGGAATTTTCTGGATGGCACACTCATCTCAGTATTCTTATATAGAGCGGACCGACCGGCATTTAAACTGGATATCAATTTTTTATCTTATGTTTGTTTCGCTTGTGCCTTTCACAACTGCTTTTATAAATGAACATGATAATTACAGGCTTTCGATAGGATTGTACTGGCTGAACATCCTGATGCTGGGCATTTTAATTTATATACACTGGAGCTATGCTTACAGACATAATTTTATTGCATCAGAATTTGATAAAGAGGCAATCAACAAAGCTATTAAGAAACGGATTCTTATTGCTCAAACATTGTATGCATTTGGAGCGTTGCTTTGTTTTATAAATACAAATCTAAGTATTGGTGTTATACTTTTAGTGCAGATAAATTATGCATTTGCGTTTTCATTCAGAAAGAAAAAAATTAAATAA